In Juglans regia cultivar Chandler chromosome 13, Walnut 2.0, whole genome shotgun sequence, the following proteins share a genomic window:
- the LOC108979957 gene encoding stemmadenine O-acetyltransferase-like produces MKVEVIERDTIKPSSPTPHHLRDLQLSFLDQIASPVFMPLILFYPRDSNTSNANRSDRLKKSLSGTLTKFYPLAGRIKDSSKINCNDEGVHYVVAHARCQVSEVVQQPDPAQLNSLLPYELDNVGELVLAIQVNIFDCGGMAIGICISHKVADALSLIMFLNSWAATARGDHSNTICPNFDLASLFPPRNMSGFMARTGIVKENIVTKRFVFSASMIDALKAKFADNASMEQTRRPTRIEALSAFIWSRFMAVTQENIEKERLYTVLHAVNLRTRMDPPLPEYYFGNISGFAIATPSMDTKEEDQGYGLVKQLRDAIKKVDGDYVRKLQEGNGHLNFMKERAAKLTKGEVVSFRFTSLCRFPLYETDFGWGKPLWVGSASLTFKNLVVFMDTGCGNGIEAWLNLEEMDMAKLQDDKELLAFVSPNHMLQI; encoded by the coding sequence atgaAGGTCGAAGTGATAGAGAGAGATACCATCAAACCATCATCTCCAACACCACACCACCTTCGAGATCTCCAGCTATCCTTTCTTGACCAGATTGCCAGTCCAGTTTTTATGCCTTTGATCCTTTTCTACCCAAGGGATAGCAATACCAGCAATGCCAACAGGTCCGACCGGCTTAAGAAATCTCTGTCTGGAACCTTGACCAAATTCTACCCTCTAGCCGGTCGGATTAAAGACAGTTCCAAGATTAACTGCAACGACGAGGGCGTCCACTATGTGGTAGCCCACGCCAGGTGCCAAGTTTCTGAGGTTGTTCAGCAACCTGATCCTGCCCAGCTCAACAGTTTACTCCCATACGAGTTGGATAATGTAGGTGAGTTGGTTCTGGCAATTCAAGTCAATATCTTTGACTGTGGTGGAATGGCTATCGGAATCTGCATTTCCCACAAAGTTGCTGACGCACTATCACTGATCATGTTTCTTAATAGTTGGGCCGCAACAGCACGTGGAGATCATAGTAATACAATCTGTCCAAACTTCGATTTAGCCTCCCTCTTTCCGCCTAGAAATATGTCCGGGTTTATGGCAAGAACTGGCATCgtgaaagaaaatattgtgaCGAAGAGATTTGTGTTCAGTGCCTCCATGATCGATGCCCTTAAAGCTAAATTCGCCGACAATGCGAGCATGGAGCAAACAAGACGCCCCACACGCATCGAAGCCCTTTCGGCATTCATATGGAGCCGATTTATGGCGGTAACTCAAGAGAATATAGAGAAGGAGAGGCTGTACACAGTTCTTCATGCAGTAAACTTGCGCACAAGGATGGACCCTCCGCTACCGGAGTATTACTTCGGCAATATTAGCGGATTTGCAATAGCCACACCCTCCATGGACACTAAGGAAGAAGATCAGGGCTACGGCCTCGTGAAGCAACTGAGAGATGCCATAAAGAAAGTAGACGGGGATTACGTGCGAAAACTTCAGGAGGGCAACGGTcacttaaattttatgaaagaacGTGCTGCAAAACTTACGAAAGGAGAAGTGGTTTCGTTTAGGTTTACTAGTCTGTGCAGGTTCCCTTTATACGAAACTGATTTTGGGTGGGGAAAGCCATTATGGGTTGGTTCTGCCAGCCTGACCTTTAAAAATCTAGTTGTTTTCATGGACACTGGATGTGGTAATGGAATAGAGGCATGGCTTAATCTGGAGGAGATGGACATGGCTAAACTTCAAGACGACAAGGAGTTGCTTGCATTTGTTTCACCAAACCATATGCTACAAATTTAG